The proteins below are encoded in one region of Neodiprion virginianus isolate iyNeoVirg1 chromosome 7, iyNeoVirg1.1, whole genome shotgun sequence:
- the LOC124308722 gene encoding homeotic protein female sterile-like isoform X2 yields MRLLCDVVALFLIFCASDSAHTVPNQKNRGARSTVDNVLLLDKKTDDRLSIDLTDKRRNASIAFGDKEGEDEDERILVKPEEFRKTKKQPRTFLGPLSLNFKDKLNPKRGIIYDTRDSTGGGYTSGFSCCGSRYGSSMYPERPEYGYSESSGGGRYSFRPSGRPSDRYNSDSHSVYGGSSSSSSTGSGGLYGRPSFSINGLGSYDPGHGTGYGGSGSSIGSGFGGGGSSSGHSGYGGIGSNDGGYGGSGPGSFGGSGSGGSGGGGYGGGGGGYSGYGGSGPFGFGSMDHGFGGGGGYGHGEGGMMPSQSAGGNIQTQKALALKALAGVALIGAAAALATNPVLLPLGIAHGRRRRSAADNFWNEHPLMLLKEYISQIPRNDIQKEDIIVLSRFLASRKCVARLACEVQREYFAELAQYKNINDRENSIYYNLEHRFLDLVQSNVLNNNYVNEQLKKEIKLALAIGAQEGRCEIFLCTLPKD; encoded by the exons ATGAGACTCCTGTGTGATGTCGTCGCcctttttcttatcttttgCGCAAGTGACAGCGCTCATACTGTTCCGAATCAGAAGAATAGAGGTGCCAGATCGACCGTGGATAATGTTCTGTTGTTAGACAAAAAAACTGACGATAGATTGTCCATTGATTTAACCGATAAACGGAGGAATGCTTCGATCGCATTTGGGGATAAAGAGGGCGAAGACGAGGATGAGAGAATATTAGTAAAGCCGGAAGAATTCCGGAAGACGAAAAAGCAGCCGCGAACTTTTCTTGGACCACtaagtttgaattttaaagATAAGTTGAATCCGAAACGTGGAATAATCTACGACACGCGCGACAGTACTGGTGGTGGCTATACTAGTG GCTTCAGCTGTTGTGGATCCAGGTATGGAAGTTCAATGTACCCCGAGAGACCTGAATATGGCTACAGCGAGTCCTCTGGGGGTGGACGATATTCGTTCAGACCATCAGGACGGCCAAGTGACAG GTATAACAGTGATTCTCATTCAGTCTATGGAGGTTCATCGTCGAGCAGTTCAACAGGATCTGGTGGATTGTACGGCCGACCGAGTTTTAGCATAAATGGACTTGGTAGTTACGATCCGGGACATGGAACTGGTTATGGTGGAAGTGGTTCGAGTATCGGAAGTGGTTTTGGCGGCGGTGGATCGAGCAGCGGCCACAGTGGCTATGGTGGTATCGGGTCGAATGACGGCGGCTATGGTGGAAGTGGACCAGGAAGTTTTGGAGGCAGTGGATCCGGTGGATCCGGTGGAGGCGGTTacggaggtggaggtggaggctACAGTGGCTATGGAGGTAGTGGTCCGTTTGGTTTTGGATCAATGGATCACGGATTTGGAGGAGGTGGAGGTTACGGTCACGGAGAAGGAGGAATGATGCCGAGTCAATCTGCTGGCGGAAACATTCAGACCCAGAAG GCCTTGGCTCTAAAGGCTCTTGCTGGTGTTGCTCTGATAGGAGCTGCAGCTGCCTTAGCAACGAATCCAGTGCTCTTGCCTCTGGGAATTGCTCATGGAAGAAGGAGACGGTCGGCTGCTGACAATTTCTGGAATGAACATCCTTTGATGTTATTGAAGGAGTATATTTCCCAG ATACCTAGAAACGATATTCAGAAAGAAGATATCATCGTTCTGAGCCGTTTTCTGGCGTCCCGAAAGTGTGTTGCCAGACTGGCCTGTGAAGTACAACGAGAATACTTTGCGGAACTCGCGCAATACAAGAACATTAACGATAGAGAAAACAGCATATACTACAACTTGGAGCATCGCTTTTTGGATTT GGTACAAAGCAACGTTTTGAACAACAATTATGTCAACGAACAATTGAAGAAAGAGATCAAACTGGCCCTAGCGATTGGTGCCCAAGAAGGaagatgtgaaatttttttgtgcaCCTTGCCGAAGGACTGA
- the LOC124308722 gene encoding fibroin heavy chain-like isoform X1 codes for MRLLCDVVALFLIFCASDSAHTVPNQKNRGARSTVDNVLLLDKKTDDRLSIDLTDKRRNASIAFGDKEGEDEDERILVKPEEFRKTKKQPRTFLGPLSLNFKDKLNPKRGIIYDTRDSTGGGYTSGFSCCGSRYGSSMYPERPEYGYSESSGGGRYSFRPSGRPSDRYGTPSSSHPSDSSDGDRRPGGGGGGGGGGGGYGGSLGGSYPSRYGPPRGGYSGGSDGDRYNSDSHSVYGGSSSSSSTGSGGLYGRPSFSINGLGSYDPGHGTGYGGSGSSIGSGFGGGGSSSGHSGYGGIGSNDGGYGGSGPGSFGGSGSGGSGGGGYGGGGGGYSGYGGSGPFGFGSMDHGFGGGGGYGHGEGGMMPSQSAGGNIQTQKALALKALAGVALIGAAAALATNPVLLPLGIAHGRRRRSAADNFWNEHPLMLLKEYISQIPRNDIQKEDIIVLSRFLASRKCVARLACEVQREYFAELAQYKNINDRENSIYYNLEHRFLDLVQSNVLNNNYVNEQLKKEIKLALAIGAQEGRCEIFLCTLPKD; via the exons ATGAGACTCCTGTGTGATGTCGTCGCcctttttcttatcttttgCGCAAGTGACAGCGCTCATACTGTTCCGAATCAGAAGAATAGAGGTGCCAGATCGACCGTGGATAATGTTCTGTTGTTAGACAAAAAAACTGACGATAGATTGTCCATTGATTTAACCGATAAACGGAGGAATGCTTCGATCGCATTTGGGGATAAAGAGGGCGAAGACGAGGATGAGAGAATATTAGTAAAGCCGGAAGAATTCCGGAAGACGAAAAAGCAGCCGCGAACTTTTCTTGGACCACtaagtttgaattttaaagATAAGTTGAATCCGAAACGTGGAATAATCTACGACACGCGCGACAGTACTGGTGGTGGCTATACTAGTG GCTTCAGCTGTTGTGGATCCAGGTATGGAAGTTCAATGTACCCCGAGAGACCTGAATATGGCTACAGCGAGTCCTCTGGGGGTGGACGATATTCGTTCAGACCATCAGGACGGCCAAGTGACAG GTATGGCACACCGAGTTCGAGTCATCCGTCAGATTCGTCTGACGGAGATCGTCGACCTGGTggtggtggaggaggaggaggaggaggaggtggttACGGTGGTAGCCTTGGAGGATCGTATCCCTCGAGATATGGGCCACCCAGAGGAGGCTACAGTGGTGGAAGTGACGGGGACAG GTATAACAGTGATTCTCATTCAGTCTATGGAGGTTCATCGTCGAGCAGTTCAACAGGATCTGGTGGATTGTACGGCCGACCGAGTTTTAGCATAAATGGACTTGGTAGTTACGATCCGGGACATGGAACTGGTTATGGTGGAAGTGGTTCGAGTATCGGAAGTGGTTTTGGCGGCGGTGGATCGAGCAGCGGCCACAGTGGCTATGGTGGTATCGGGTCGAATGACGGCGGCTATGGTGGAAGTGGACCAGGAAGTTTTGGAGGCAGTGGATCCGGTGGATCCGGTGGAGGCGGTTacggaggtggaggtggaggctACAGTGGCTATGGAGGTAGTGGTCCGTTTGGTTTTGGATCAATGGATCACGGATTTGGAGGAGGTGGAGGTTACGGTCACGGAGAAGGAGGAATGATGCCGAGTCAATCTGCTGGCGGAAACATTCAGACCCAGAAG GCCTTGGCTCTAAAGGCTCTTGCTGGTGTTGCTCTGATAGGAGCTGCAGCTGCCTTAGCAACGAATCCAGTGCTCTTGCCTCTGGGAATTGCTCATGGAAGAAGGAGACGGTCGGCTGCTGACAATTTCTGGAATGAACATCCTTTGATGTTATTGAAGGAGTATATTTCCCAG ATACCTAGAAACGATATTCAGAAAGAAGATATCATCGTTCTGAGCCGTTTTCTGGCGTCCCGAAAGTGTGTTGCCAGACTGGCCTGTGAAGTACAACGAGAATACTTTGCGGAACTCGCGCAATACAAGAACATTAACGATAGAGAAAACAGCATATACTACAACTTGGAGCATCGCTTTTTGGATTT GGTACAAAGCAACGTTTTGAACAACAATTATGTCAACGAACAATTGAAGAAAGAGATCAAACTGGCCCTAGCGATTGGTGCCCAAGAAGGaagatgtgaaatttttttgtgcaCCTTGCCGAAGGACTGA
- the LOC124308722 gene encoding loricrin-like isoform X3 translates to MYPERPEYGYSESSGGGRYSFRPSGRPSDRYGTPSSSHPSDSSDGDRRPGGGGGGGGGGGGYGGSLGGSYPSRYGPPRGGYSGGSDGDRYNSDSHSVYGGSSSSSSTGSGGLYGRPSFSINGLGSYDPGHGTGYGGSGSSIGSGFGGGGSSSGHSGYGGIGSNDGGYGGSGPGSFGGSGSGGSGGGGYGGGGGGYSGYGGSGPFGFGSMDHGFGGGGGYGHGEGGMMPSQSAGGNIQTQKALALKALAGVALIGAAAALATNPVLLPLGIAHGRRRRSAADNFWNEHPLMLLKEYISQIPRNDIQKEDIIVLSRFLASRKCVARLACEVQREYFAELAQYKNINDRENSIYYNLEHRFLDLVQSNVLNNNYVNEQLKKEIKLALAIGAQEGRCEIFLCTLPKD, encoded by the exons ATGTACCCCGAGAGACCTGAATATGGCTACAGCGAGTCCTCTGGGGGTGGACGATATTCGTTCAGACCATCAGGACGGCCAAGTGACAG GTATGGCACACCGAGTTCGAGTCATCCGTCAGATTCGTCTGACGGAGATCGTCGACCTGGTggtggtggaggaggaggaggaggaggaggtggttACGGTGGTAGCCTTGGAGGATCGTATCCCTCGAGATATGGGCCACCCAGAGGAGGCTACAGTGGTGGAAGTGACGGGGACAG GTATAACAGTGATTCTCATTCAGTCTATGGAGGTTCATCGTCGAGCAGTTCAACAGGATCTGGTGGATTGTACGGCCGACCGAGTTTTAGCATAAATGGACTTGGTAGTTACGATCCGGGACATGGAACTGGTTATGGTGGAAGTGGTTCGAGTATCGGAAGTGGTTTTGGCGGCGGTGGATCGAGCAGCGGCCACAGTGGCTATGGTGGTATCGGGTCGAATGACGGCGGCTATGGTGGAAGTGGACCAGGAAGTTTTGGAGGCAGTGGATCCGGTGGATCCGGTGGAGGCGGTTacggaggtggaggtggaggctACAGTGGCTATGGAGGTAGTGGTCCGTTTGGTTTTGGATCAATGGATCACGGATTTGGAGGAGGTGGAGGTTACGGTCACGGAGAAGGAGGAATGATGCCGAGTCAATCTGCTGGCGGAAACATTCAGACCCAGAAG GCCTTGGCTCTAAAGGCTCTTGCTGGTGTTGCTCTGATAGGAGCTGCAGCTGCCTTAGCAACGAATCCAGTGCTCTTGCCTCTGGGAATTGCTCATGGAAGAAGGAGACGGTCGGCTGCTGACAATTTCTGGAATGAACATCCTTTGATGTTATTGAAGGAGTATATTTCCCAG ATACCTAGAAACGATATTCAGAAAGAAGATATCATCGTTCTGAGCCGTTTTCTGGCGTCCCGAAAGTGTGTTGCCAGACTGGCCTGTGAAGTACAACGAGAATACTTTGCGGAACTCGCGCAATACAAGAACATTAACGATAGAGAAAACAGCATATACTACAACTTGGAGCATCGCTTTTTGGATTT GGTACAAAGCAACGTTTTGAACAACAATTATGTCAACGAACAATTGAAGAAAGAGATCAAACTGGCCCTAGCGATTGGTGCCCAAGAAGGaagatgtgaaatttttttgtgcaCCTTGCCGAAGGACTGA